A stretch of the Lactuca sativa cultivar Salinas chromosome 9, Lsat_Salinas_v11, whole genome shotgun sequence genome encodes the following:
- the LOC111893404 gene encoding 14-3-3 protein 9 gives MASSTERENFIYVAKLAEQAERYDEMVDAMKKVAKLDVELTVEERNLLSVGYKNVVGSRRASWRILSSIEQKEESRGNEVNVKRIKEYRQKVETELSDICSDIMVVIDEHLIPSSSAGESTVFYYKMKGDYYRYLAEFKSGNDKKEAADQSLKAYQLASTTSEADLSPTHPIRLGLALNFSVFYYEIMNSPERACHLAKQAFDEAISELDSLSEESYKDSTLIMQLLRDNLTLWTSDIPEDGDDQKMEITKSGAEDAE, from the exons ATGGCTTCTTCAACTGAACGTGAAAACTTCATCTATGTCGCCAAGCTTGCCGAGCAAGCCGAACGCTACGACG AAATGGTGGATGCTATGAAGAAGGTAGCAAAGTTGGATGTGGAACTAACTGTTGAAGAAAGGAACTTGCTCTCAGTTGGGTACAAGAATGTGGTGGGGTCACGAAGGGCATCATGGAGAATTTTGTCTTCCATTGAACAAAAAGAGGAATCAAGAGGCAATGAAGTGAATGTAAAACGGATTAAGGAATACAGACAAAAAGTTGAAACAGAGTTATCTGACATTTGTAGTGATATCATGGTTGTGATTGATGAACATCTCATTCCATCTTCTTCTGCTGGTGAATCCACTGTTTTCTACTACAAAAT GAAAGGTGATTATTATAGGTATCTTGCAGAGTTCAAATCTGGTAATGATAAGAAAGAAGCAGCTGATCAGTCTTTGAAGGCTTATCAA TTGGCTTCAACTACTTCAGAAGCTGATTTATCTCCTACTCATCCTATTCGATTGGGTTTGGCTTTGAACTTTTCAGTGTTTTATTATGAGATTATGAACTCTCCTGAAAg GGCATGCCACCTGGCGAAACAAGCTTTTGATGAAGCTATATCAGAGCTTGATTCCCTGAGTGAGGAATCCTACAAAGACAGCACTTTAATTATGCAGCTTCTGAGAGACAATCTCACTTTATGGACTTCTGATATTCCTGAAGATGGAG ATGACCAAAAAATGGAAATCACCAAATCTGGTGCAGAAGATGCTGAG TAA